GAAGATACTACCGAAGAGAAGCTTCTGAACATTATAAACGATTTGAATGAGGATTCTTCCGTACATGGTATACTCGTTCAGCTTCCGCTTCCTAAGCAGATAGATGAACAAAAGGTAATTGAAGCGATAGATCCAGCCAAAGATGTAGATGGATTTCATCCAATCAATGTAGGGAAATTAATGACGGGCCAGGATACTTTTTATCCATGTACTCCGTTTGGCATCCTCGTTATGCTTCAGAGAGCCAATATTTCTATTGAAGGCAAACACGTAGTGATCATCGGCCGCAGTAATCTTGTTGGTAAACCGGTTGGTCAGCTGCTGTTAAACGAGAATGCAACAGTTACTTACTGTCACTCTAGAACGAAAAATCTAAGAGAACATACGAAGCAGGCAGACATTTTGATTGTAGCAGCAGGAAAGGCACAGCTTATTACTGGGGAAGACATTTCGGAAGGAACAGTCGTCATTGATGTTGGGGTTAATAGAGTGGACGGAAAGCTTACCGGAGACGTCGACTTTGAATCAGCCGCACAGAAAGCTTCCCACATTACACCTGTACCAAAAGGAGTAGGACCTATGACAATCACGATGCTTCTTCACAATACGATCAAAGCTGCGAAGTGGATTCATAAAAAATAAGGGGAAATTCACGTGAACGATCGATATTTAACGGTGACCGCGTTAACAAAATATATAAAAAGAAAGCTCTCTCACGATCCTCACTTAAAAGAAGTCTGGCTGAGAGGAGAAATTTCTAACTTTAAGCGCCACAGCCGCGGTCATATGTATTTAACATTAAAAGATGATCAAGCGAGAATTCAAGCGGTTATGTTTGCAGGAAACAACCGCTTCCTGAAGTTCAGGCCGGAAAATGGCATGAACGTTCTTATCCGCGGGGAAATCAATGTTTATGAGCCGATGGGGAACTATCAGCTCTACATACAGGATATGCAGCCTGATGGTATCGGCGCTCTTTATTTAGCATTTGAACAGCTGAAAGAAAAATTAGAGAAAGAAGGATTGTTTTCTGCAGAAAGAAAAAAGCCGATTCCTTCTTTTCCTAAACATATCGGTGTAATCACTTCTCCGACTGGGGCTGCCATTCGTGATATCTTAACGACGATTAAGCGAAGATACCCGATCGTCAAAGTGTCTATTTTCCCGGTTGTCGTCCAAGGTAAAAGGGCGGCATCTTCTGTTTCAAAAGCGATTGACTATGTGAACCGCCACATGGACTGTGATGTACTTATTGTTGGAAGAGGCGGCGGATCCATTGAGGATTTATGGGGATTTAATGAAGAGGCTGTGGCAAGAGCCATAGAACATTCGAACATCCCAGTTATTTCAGCCGTCGGGCACGAAACGGATACTACGATCAGTGATTTTGCAGCAGATGTTCGGGCGGCTACGCCTACAGGTGCCGCTGAGCTTGCTGTCCCATCCCTCGTAGAAGTGAAGGAACAGATCAGGAACTTTACGATAAGACTGGACCGCAGTATGAACGTTTTGCAGACCGATGGGAGAAATCGGCTGAACCGTTTAAAAAGATCTTATGCCTTTAAATATCCTGAACAGCTGATGAAGCAGAAAGAACAGGATCTCGACCGGATGATGGAGCAGTTAAATAATCGGGTCGAACAGGTTCATGAATCTTATACAGAGAAACTAAATTACCTGCATAACCGTTTGCAGCAAAGACACCCTGCGTCAGAAATCGAAACAAATCGAAAATCCGTAGATGATAGAACAAAGCAGCTTCAATCTCAATTTGAATCTAAATTCTCCGCTAAGAAAGACCAGTTTTATAAGCAGTTGGAGAAGCTCTCATTGTTAAATCCGCTGGATACAATCAAACGTGGATATGCCATACCGTATACGAATGATGATCAAGTTGTTAATGATGTTCATAAAGTACAGCCTGGAGATCCTTTAAAAGTGACGGTACGAAATGGAACCATTTACTGTGACGTAGAAGGAATAGAGGAGGAGAACTGATGAGTGAGGAAAAAAACGATATCAGCTTTGAAGAAGCGATGAAGCAGCTGGAAGAGATTGTACAGAAGCTGGAAACTGGAGAAGTACCTTTAGAAAAAGCTATTCAGTATTATCAGGAAGGGATGCAGCTCTCCAAATTGTGTAATGAAAAGCTAGGAAGTGTAGAAAAACAAATGCAGCAGATTTTAAATGAACATGGTGAATTTGAAGCTTTTGACGTTCAGGAGGACGAATAGTGGCGTCGTTACAGGCATATGTGGAAAAGAATAAAGGTTATATTAACGAACAGCTTGAAATGTATGTGCAAGAGTACACGAGAGAAGGACGTTTAAGAGATGCAATGCTTTATTCCATCCGAGCGGGTGGAAAGCGGCTGAGACCGGTTTTAGTGCTGGCTGCATTAGAAGCATTCGGTTCACCAGTATCGAGAGGAATCAGCACCGCCTGCGCTTTAGAAATGGTTCACACGTACTCGTTAATCCACGATGATTTGCCCGCTATGGATAACGACGATACGAGAAGAGGCCAGCCGACTAATCATATGAAATTTGATGAGGCAACAGCCATTTTAGCGGGTGACGCGCTGCTTACTTTAAGCTTTCAAGTCATTTCAGAAGACGTTCAGCTTTCTGACAGCGAGAAGGTTTTTCTAATTAACGAACTATCGAGAGCCAGCGGGCCTATTGGTATGGTGAATGGTCAGATGCTGGATATGCAGAGTGAAGATGAGTCGATCAGCCTCGAAGCACTTGAATACATTCATAAAAATAAAACCGGTCAGCTGCTCAGGTTTTCAATTCTTGCGGGCAGCTATTTAAGCGGCGCAGATGAAATAAAGCTGGCTGAAATGCTGAAAATGGCAGAAGCTCTCGGCATGATTTTCCAAATTCAGGACGATATTTTAGACGTGATCGGTGACGCTGAAGCAATCGGCAAGCCGACGGGCAGTGACGTTTCAAATCAAAAAAGCACCTATCCACAGCTGCTTGGCCT
This window of the Halobacillus sp. Marseille-Q1614 genome carries:
- the folD gene encoding bifunctional methylenetetrahydrofolate dehydrogenase/methenyltetrahydrofolate cyclohydrolase FolD translates to MSAEVIYGKDLAQQLRQEMKEEVAQLEEQGIHPKLVVVIVGEDPASKSYVKGKQRASENVGMNSDLLELPEDTTEEKLLNIINDLNEDSSVHGILVQLPLPKQIDEQKVIEAIDPAKDVDGFHPINVGKLMTGQDTFYPCTPFGILVMLQRANISIEGKHVVIIGRSNLVGKPVGQLLLNENATVTYCHSRTKNLREHTKQADILIVAAGKAQLITGEDISEGTVVIDVGVNRVDGKLTGDVDFESAAQKASHITPVPKGVGPMTITMLLHNTIKAAKWIHKK
- the xseA gene encoding exodeoxyribonuclease VII large subunit; translation: MNDRYLTVTALTKYIKRKLSHDPHLKEVWLRGEISNFKRHSRGHMYLTLKDDQARIQAVMFAGNNRFLKFRPENGMNVLIRGEINVYEPMGNYQLYIQDMQPDGIGALYLAFEQLKEKLEKEGLFSAERKKPIPSFPKHIGVITSPTGAAIRDILTTIKRRYPIVKVSIFPVVVQGKRAASSVSKAIDYVNRHMDCDVLIVGRGGGSIEDLWGFNEEAVARAIEHSNIPVISAVGHETDTTISDFAADVRAATPTGAAELAVPSLVEVKEQIRNFTIRLDRSMNVLQTDGRNRLNRLKRSYAFKYPEQLMKQKEQDLDRMMEQLNNRVEQVHESYTEKLNYLHNRLQQRHPASEIETNRKSVDDRTKQLQSQFESKFSAKKDQFYKQLEKLSLLNPLDTIKRGYAIPYTNDDQVVNDVHKVQPGDPLKVTVRNGTIYCDVEGIEEEN
- a CDS encoding exodeoxyribonuclease VII small subunit; its protein translation is MSEEKNDISFEEAMKQLEEIVQKLETGEVPLEKAIQYYQEGMQLSKLCNEKLGSVEKQMQQILNEHGEFEAFDVQEDE
- a CDS encoding polyprenyl synthetase family protein, with protein sequence MASLQAYVEKNKGYINEQLEMYVQEYTREGRLRDAMLYSIRAGGKRLRPVLVLAALEAFGSPVSRGISTACALEMVHTYSLIHDDLPAMDNDDTRRGQPTNHMKFDEATAILAGDALLTLSFQVISEDVQLSDSEKVFLINELSRASGPIGMVNGQMLDMQSEDESISLEALEYIHKNKTGQLLRFSILAGSYLSGADEIKLAEMLKMAEALGMIFQIQDDILDVIGDAEAIGKPTGSDVSNQKSTYPQLLGLEGAVEQKERYVQIAQQSLRRADVANTMLSELIDYLSQRNH